In Pollutimonas sp. M17, a single genomic region encodes these proteins:
- a CDS encoding LysR family transcriptional regulator, whose amino-acid sequence MDPISDLGFFVLTAKHATLARAAQELGVTASTVSKRLAALEQRLGVRLMNRTTRRISLTAEGEAYLAEGSTLLDGLNVLEQTIAGGHAVPRGLLRVHATLGFGRRHIVPAVSRFIREFPQVEVQLHLSDRPASLVEDGFDVAIRFGDMPDSRLTARTIALNRRLLCASPRYLEKAGEPARPSDLPSHDCIVIRESDETYGTWYLSSGSRTETLKVRGRLSTNDGAAALEWALDGHGILLRSEWEAAAYLRSGRLKQVLADWTLPSANIVAVYPTRQNLSARTRAFVGQLADWFADQRRLGAKVGDHW is encoded by the coding sequence ATGGATCCCATCTCCGATCTCGGCTTTTTCGTCTTGACGGCCAAGCATGCGACCCTGGCCCGCGCCGCCCAGGAGCTGGGGGTCACCGCGTCCACCGTCAGCAAAAGACTGGCCGCGCTGGAGCAGCGGCTGGGCGTGCGATTGATGAATCGCACGACCCGGCGCATCAGCCTGACCGCCGAAGGCGAGGCCTATCTAGCCGAAGGCTCCACATTGCTGGATGGGCTGAACGTACTGGAGCAGACCATCGCGGGCGGCCACGCCGTGCCGCGCGGACTGCTGCGGGTCCATGCGACACTGGGCTTCGGCAGGCGCCACATCGTTCCGGCGGTGTCCCGATTCATCCGGGAATTTCCCCAGGTCGAGGTTCAGTTGCACCTGAGCGATCGCCCCGCCAGCCTGGTCGAAGATGGATTCGACGTCGCCATCCGTTTTGGCGACATGCCCGACTCCCGACTGACCGCGCGCACCATCGCCCTGAACCGCCGGCTGCTGTGCGCCTCGCCGCGGTATCTTGAGAAAGCCGGCGAACCCGCCCGCCCTTCCGACCTGCCGTCGCACGACTGCATCGTCATCCGCGAAAGCGATGAAACCTACGGCACCTGGTATTTATCGTCGGGCTCGCGAACGGAAACCCTGAAAGTGCGCGGCCGGCTGAGTACCAACGACGGGGCGGCCGCACTGGAATGGGCGCTGGACGGACACGGAATACTGCTCAGGTCCGAATGGGAAGCCGCAGCCTACCTGCGCTCGGGCCGGCTGAAACAGGTATTGGCCGACTGGACCCTGCCGTCGGCCAACATCGTTGCCGTCTATCCCACACGTCAGAATCTGTCGGCCCGCACCCGCGCCTTCGTCGGGCAACTGGCCGACTGGTTTGCGGATCAGCGGCGGCTTGGCGCCAAGGTCGGAGACCACTGGTAG
- a CDS encoding IclR family transcriptional regulator, with amino-acid sequence MDNFPEAGSTRREAVPGTQAIRRLVDVLKVLAEYQEAGLRFVEVAQLCGLQQPTAHRMLKALQAEQMVERDAATRRYRLGPLAFELGIAAAPQFNLLEMSAPSLRRLADTSGDTAFLFIRRGNDAVCIDRVLGHYSIQTPVVTIGSRQPLGVNAGGLAMLLALSSSEIDTILAAVATRLGVYGNCDEADIRRLVARSRELGYASIGEMAVPGVTAMGLAVITQFGSPAAALTMAATTSRMTPQRQAELLPVLRAEVDLLAGLLYRR; translated from the coding sequence ATGGATAATTTTCCTGAGGCTGGATCGACTCGCCGGGAAGCCGTGCCAGGTACCCAGGCCATCCGCCGCCTGGTCGATGTGCTTAAGGTCCTGGCGGAGTACCAGGAGGCCGGCCTGCGATTTGTCGAAGTGGCCCAGCTTTGCGGCTTGCAGCAGCCGACTGCCCACCGCATGCTCAAAGCCTTGCAGGCGGAGCAGATGGTGGAGCGTGACGCCGCCACTCGCCGCTACCGGCTCGGTCCGCTGGCATTCGAACTGGGTATTGCCGCCGCGCCGCAGTTCAATCTGCTGGAAATGAGCGCGCCGTCCTTGCGCAGGCTGGCCGACACGAGCGGCGACACCGCCTTCCTGTTCATTCGCCGAGGCAACGATGCCGTCTGCATCGATCGCGTGCTGGGGCATTACTCCATCCAGACTCCGGTGGTAACCATAGGCAGCCGACAGCCTTTGGGAGTCAATGCGGGAGGACTGGCCATGTTGCTGGCCTTGTCCTCGTCCGAAATAGATACGATTCTGGCGGCCGTGGCTACACGGCTTGGCGTGTACGGCAATTGCGACGAGGCCGATATCCGCAGGCTGGTGGCGCGCAGCCGGGAACTGGGCTATGCCAGCATAGGCGAGATGGCCGTGCCTGGCGTCACCGCCATGGGCCTGGCTGTCATAACGCAATTCGGATCTCCCGCGGCGGCCCTTACCATGGCCGCCACCACCAGCCGCATGACGCCGCAACGCCAGGCGGAGCTGCTGCCTGTGCTGCGCGCCGAGGTGGATTTGCTGGCCGGCTTGCTGTACCGGCGTTAG
- a CDS encoding polysaccharide deacetylase family protein: MNTNPSAIPAERLPYSAIIDRAPLNRPGNARIIVWPIVNVEHWDIARPMARQVLPAPTGVTPFPDIPNWAWHEYGMRVGFWRMKALFDKLGVVPTLSINGMVCSSYPRVAQAAHDAGWEFMGHGYIQMPTHAVDDQAAMIAKTVDAIRSFTGNAPVGWLGPGLTETLDSVDLLHAAGIRYIGDWVLDDEPCRLKTATGPMVAMPYSVELNDVPMMAVQHHRSEEFYTRVRDSFDRLYMEGEERVRVMAIAVHPFLSGVPHRIKHLENALTYIAGHEGVRFMTGQQILEWYDKVSPAQPGPATAQP, from the coding sequence ATGAATACTAATCCTTCTGCAATACCCGCCGAACGACTGCCCTACTCGGCCATCATAGATCGCGCCCCGTTAAACAGGCCCGGCAATGCACGCATCATCGTGTGGCCTATCGTCAATGTGGAGCACTGGGACATTGCCCGTCCCATGGCCCGCCAGGTGTTGCCGGCTCCGACCGGCGTCACGCCCTTTCCCGATATCCCCAATTGGGCCTGGCATGAATATGGCATGCGTGTAGGGTTCTGGCGCATGAAGGCCTTGTTCGACAAACTGGGGGTCGTTCCCACGCTCTCCATCAATGGCATGGTTTGCTCCAGCTATCCGCGAGTCGCCCAGGCTGCGCATGACGCCGGCTGGGAATTCATGGGGCATGGCTATATCCAGATGCCGACGCACGCGGTCGACGACCAGGCCGCCATGATCGCCAAGACGGTCGACGCCATACGCAGCTTCACGGGCAATGCGCCCGTCGGCTGGCTTGGCCCCGGACTCACCGAAACCCTGGACAGCGTCGACCTGCTTCATGCAGCCGGCATACGGTACATCGGCGACTGGGTTCTGGACGACGAGCCATGCCGCCTGAAGACCGCCACCGGCCCTATGGTGGCCATGCCTTATTCCGTGGAACTGAACGACGTTCCCATGATGGCGGTCCAGCACCATCGCTCCGAAGAGTTCTACACACGCGTGCGGGACAGTTTTGATCGCCTGTACATGGAAGGCGAGGAACGCGTGCGGGTGATGGCGATTGCCGTCCATCCCTTCCTCAGCGGCGTTCCCCACCGCATCAAGCACCTGGAGAACGCGCTGACCTACATAGCAGGGCATGAAGGCGTCCGCTTCATGACCGGCCAACAGATACTGGAATGGTACGACAAGGTCAGCCCTGCCCAACCCGGCCCCGCAACCGCTCAACCCTAA
- a CDS encoding LVIVD repeat-containing protein, with protein sequence MQKTFYPQQRNMRLLSQDTLGGFGGVGEGIAMQCLPDGRRVLWLAHEGAPKNFTAVDVSDPRRPRVLVQTDLPHANVRSNSLEVSGNLMAVAYQVSQPGLAPAGFDLFDISQPEKPRLLSHFDASAPHSRGAHCLWFVDGTTVHMACGDPELVPRNPKDDQVYRIVDVSDPTSPKAIGRWHMPGTMEGDDAPPPQRLAPEFDSGFRAHNTNVYPQRPDRCYLGYLDGGAFIMDISDLSNPKPISRFMNSPPFKGFTHTAMPLFDRKLMVVSDETVQDNAADWPKLVWLVDISDEKHPISISTLPMPPVEIHKQRGGRYGAHNVHENTPVPGSWKSEDILVCSYFNGGIRAYDIRDPYSPQEVAYFVPDAPAGSPAGSIQFNDVFVDDRGIVFAVDRHAGGLYAIEMTV encoded by the coding sequence ATGCAGAAAACCTTTTATCCTCAGCAGCGCAACATGCGCTTGCTATCGCAAGACACCCTGGGCGGTTTCGGCGGCGTAGGCGAAGGCATCGCCATGCAGTGCCTGCCGGACGGACGACGCGTCCTGTGGCTGGCGCACGAAGGCGCCCCGAAGAATTTCACGGCCGTCGATGTCTCCGATCCTCGCCGCCCCCGGGTGCTGGTCCAGACCGATCTTCCGCACGCCAACGTGCGGTCGAACTCGCTGGAAGTCAGCGGCAACCTCATGGCAGTAGCCTATCAGGTCAGCCAGCCAGGCCTGGCTCCCGCCGGTTTCGACCTTTTCGACATCAGCCAACCCGAAAAACCCCGCCTGCTGTCCCACTTCGACGCCTCCGCCCCCCACTCCAGGGGCGCGCACTGCCTGTGGTTCGTGGACGGCACGACCGTCCACATGGCTTGCGGCGATCCCGAACTGGTTCCGCGCAACCCCAAGGATGATCAGGTGTATCGCATCGTGGATGTCAGCGACCCGACCTCGCCCAAGGCCATAGGGCGCTGGCACATGCCCGGAACCATGGAAGGCGACGACGCGCCGCCTCCCCAGCGCCTCGCCCCGGAATTCGACTCGGGCTTCCGCGCCCACAACACCAATGTCTATCCGCAGCGTCCCGACCGCTGTTATCTGGGCTACCTGGACGGCGGCGCATTCATCATGGATATCTCGGACCTGAGCAATCCCAAGCCGATCTCGCGCTTCATGAATTCCCCGCCATTCAAGGGCTTCACGCATACCGCGATGCCGCTGTTCGACCGCAAGCTGATGGTGGTCAGCGACGAAACCGTGCAGGACAACGCCGCGGACTGGCCCAAGCTGGTCTGGTTGGTGGACATCAGCGACGAGAAGCATCCGATCAGCATCTCCACGCTGCCCATGCCGCCGGTGGAGATACACAAGCAGAGAGGCGGCCGCTACGGGGCGCACAATGTGCACGAAAACACGCCGGTTCCTGGATCCTGGAAGTCGGAGGACATTCTTGTCTGCTCGTACTTCAACGGCGGCATACGCGCCTACGACATCCGCGATCCCTACAGTCCGCAGGAAGTCGCCTATTTCGTGCCTGACGCGCCGGCGGGTTCACCGGCCGGCTCCATACAGTTCAACGACGTCTTCGTCGACGACCGCGGCATCGTGTTCGCCGTCGACCGTCATGCGGGCGGACTGTATGCGATCGAGATGACGGTATAG
- a CDS encoding CobW family GTP-binding protein, with product MRTDARTPVIVVSGFLGSGKTTLLKKVLATPELSNSMLIVNEIGEIGIDHQLLERSNDETVLLDNGCMCCQLRGDLQALLVDLGMRRYRGELPSFDRVIIETSGLAEPGPIAQTLYGDGPLSRDYRLAHVVTLVDPINAQARQAAQAIADAQMAAADLIVMSKSDLATPAQAEAAWAWARSVNGYAHGIAATQGDIDIALLAHATPFNHPALLPAGGGGLFGDIRALREDAPDEAAAPDAAGAYLARQRSIHPAGIASFALRFDVPLDRPLFDLFMSTLLRLRGQDLLRVKGIVYFKGESQAQLIQGVCHVYDKPVALERDPDDARQSALVFIARNLERRQIEDYWQSLLALAH from the coding sequence ATGCGGACGGATGCGCGCACACCCGTCATTGTCGTATCGGGCTTTCTGGGCAGCGGCAAGACCACGCTGCTCAAGAAAGTGCTGGCCACGCCGGAATTGTCCAACTCGATGCTCATCGTCAATGAGATCGGCGAAATCGGGATAGACCATCAGTTGCTCGAGCGCTCGAACGACGAAACGGTGCTGCTCGATAACGGCTGCATGTGCTGCCAATTGCGCGGGGACCTCCAGGCGCTGCTCGTGGACCTGGGCATGCGCCGATACCGCGGAGAGCTGCCCAGTTTCGACCGCGTCATCATAGAGACCAGCGGCCTGGCCGAACCCGGCCCCATCGCGCAAACCCTGTATGGCGATGGCCCGCTGTCCCGCGACTACCGGCTCGCCCATGTCGTCACGCTGGTCGACCCGATCAACGCACAGGCGCGTCAGGCCGCACAGGCCATAGCGGATGCCCAGATGGCGGCGGCCGACCTCATCGTCATGAGCAAATCCGACCTGGCCACGCCTGCCCAGGCCGAGGCCGCCTGGGCCTGGGCGCGCTCGGTCAATGGCTATGCCCATGGCATCGCCGCGACGCAGGGCGACATCGACATTGCCCTGCTGGCTCATGCCACACCGTTCAATCATCCCGCCTTGCTGCCGGCCGGGGGCGGCGGGCTGTTCGGCGACATTCGCGCCCTCAGGGAGGACGCGCCCGATGAAGCCGCCGCGCCGGACGCCGCTGGCGCCTACCTTGCCCGGCAGCGTTCCATTCACCCCGCCGGCATCGCCAGTTTCGCGCTGCGCTTCGACGTCCCGCTCGATCGTCCTTTGTTCGATCTGTTCATGTCCACCCTGCTCCGCCTTCGGGGCCAGGACCTGCTGCGCGTGAAGGGCATCGTCTATTTCAAAGGCGAGAGCCAGGCGCAGCTGATCCAGGGCGTATGCCATGTCTACGACAAGCCCGTGGCCCTGGAACGCGACCCCGATGACGCCCGCCAGTCCGCACTGGTGTTCATCGCCCGCAATCTCGAGCGCAGGCAGATCGAAGACTACTGGCAGTCCCTGCTGGCGCTCGCCCATTAA
- a CDS encoding Bug family tripartite tricarboxylate transporter substrate binding protein has product MFKIARLSRPLLCALALAASPVLAQGSYPSQPIRMIVGFPPGGISDVVARAVASEASTVLGQTIVVENRPGAGTTIASDVVARSKADGYTLLFQDLTTHAINASLYKKLPYDTVKDFTPVAMVSSTPLLLVINSNSPVKTVQELNKRIQEKPGTYSYGSSGNGTIIHLASEMMNKEAKNDIVHIPYKGSAPLVTAIISGDIEYAFSSMPPAIAQVNAGKLRALAVSTPDRVDALPDVPTIREAGVPAAELTLYSGILGPAGMPDEIVSRLNEAFGKAVQSPKIIQTFSKLGAKPLSTPPAEIAKLLDSEISRYGKVVKETGITID; this is encoded by the coding sequence ATGTTCAAAATTGCACGACTTTCCCGACCCTTGCTTTGCGCACTCGCGCTGGCGGCCAGCCCCGTTCTTGCACAGGGCAGTTACCCATCGCAACCCATACGCATGATCGTCGGCTTTCCTCCAGGAGGCATCTCCGACGTCGTGGCGCGCGCCGTGGCCAGCGAAGCCTCCACGGTTCTGGGACAGACCATCGTAGTGGAAAACCGCCCGGGTGCGGGCACGACCATCGCTTCGGATGTCGTGGCTCGCTCCAAGGCCGATGGCTACACGCTGCTGTTCCAGGATCTGACCACGCATGCGATCAATGCCAGCCTGTACAAGAAGTTGCCCTACGACACCGTCAAAGACTTCACCCCTGTGGCGATGGTATCGTCCACCCCCTTGCTGCTGGTCATCAACTCGAACTCGCCCGTCAAGACCGTGCAGGAACTGAACAAGCGCATACAGGAGAAGCCGGGCACGTACTCCTACGGTTCATCCGGCAATGGCACCATCATCCATCTGGCCAGTGAAATGATGAACAAGGAGGCCAAGAATGACATCGTCCATATTCCCTACAAGGGCAGCGCGCCGCTGGTGACCGCCATCATTTCCGGAGACATCGAGTACGCATTCAGCAGCATGCCTCCCGCCATCGCGCAGGTCAATGCCGGCAAGCTGCGTGCGCTCGCCGTCTCCACCCCCGACCGCGTCGACGCGCTGCCCGATGTCCCGACCATCCGGGAAGCGGGCGTACCCGCGGCCGAACTCACGCTGTACAGCGGAATCCTGGGGCCCGCAGGCATGCCCGACGAAATCGTGTCCCGCCTGAACGAAGCCTTCGGCAAAGCCGTGCAAAGCCCCAAAATAATCCAGACCTTCAGCAAGCTGGGCGCGAAGCCGCTGAGCACGCCACCCGCGGAGATTGCAAAATTGCTGGATTCGGAAATATCCCGCTATGGCAAGGTCGTGAAGGAAACCGGCATTACCATAGATTGA